From Halococcus salsus, one genomic window encodes:
- a CDS encoding DUF502 domain-containing protein: MTSLRRDATSGLVVLVPIIVTLYVLAFIYRTIAGLPLIETIEPSWVRVPLTLLVFAALVLAIGYLMRTASGPLVEEAIDGVMNRVPGLRVVYNASKMGVETAVTGTGDLQAPVKLETWEGLRMTAFKTGTRTDDGRDILFLPTAPNITTGFVIEVTPDQYEETDERVEDALTRVLSAGFGEADESGLSPAGRTPSPTDDD, translated from the coding sequence ATGACTTCCCTGCGCCGTGACGCCACGAGCGGCCTGGTCGTGCTCGTCCCGATCATCGTCACGCTCTACGTTCTCGCTTTCATCTACCGGACGATCGCCGGGCTCCCGCTCATCGAGACCATCGAACCCTCCTGGGTCCGGGTCCCGCTCACTTTGCTGGTGTTCGCGGCGCTCGTGCTCGCCATCGGCTACCTGATGCGCACCGCGAGCGGCCCCCTCGTCGAGGAGGCCATCGACGGCGTGATGAACCGGGTGCCGGGTCTCCGGGTGGTCTACAACGCCTCGAAGATGGGGGTCGAAACCGCCGTCACCGGCACCGGCGACCTCCAAGCCCCGGTCAAACTCGAGACCTGGGAGGGCCTCCGGATGACGGCGTTCAAAACCGGCACCCGGACCGACGACGGCCGCGACATCCTCTTTTTACCCACCGCCCCCAACATCACCACCGGCTTCGTCATCGAGGTCACCCCCGACCAGTACGAGGAGACCGACGAACGCGTCGAGGACGCCCTCACGCGCGTTTTGAGCGCGGGTTTCGGCGAGGCCGACGAATCAGGCCTCTCGCCCGCCGGCCGTACGCCGTCGCCGACCGACGACGACTAA